In the Brachyhypopomus gauderio isolate BG-103 chromosome 4, BGAUD_0.2, whole genome shotgun sequence genome, one interval contains:
- the olig1 gene encoding LOW QUALITY PROTEIN: oligodendrocyte transcription factor 1 (The sequence of the model RefSeq protein was modified relative to this genomic sequence to represent the inferred CDS: deleted 4 bases in 4 codons): MKPGSTLGCREQGEGALQQFMPRTVRLTGATGLGGPGSSAGGLQGPYRHAKLPRELSLEEQQELRRKINSRERKRMQDLNLAMDALREVMVPFSSSPSSSSGGGGGMQHPYLPPGASPNGRRLSKISTLVLARNYILLLGSSLQEMRRLLGEVSIGVGVGGTGPRLLLTGGWPFLAGPGQLLLTPPEQQLGPAKCSPLPLTGPPSPGGDHNVGARRGLQGLPLCPCGACRVPRVLHVQPTSRFQK; this comes from the exons ATGAAGCCTGGCTCTACTCTTGGGTGCAGGGAGCAGGGAGAAGGAGCCTTGCAGCAGTTCATGCCCAGAACAGTGAGGCTTACTGGGGCTACGGGATTAGGAGGACCGGGC TCCAGTGCCGGAGGCCTTCAGGGGCCATACAGACACGCAAAACTCCCCCGGGAGCTCAGCCTGGAGGAGCAGCAGGAGTTGAGACGCAAAATTAACAGCCGGGAACGCAAGAGGATGCAAGACCTTAACTTAGCCATGGACGCGCTGCGG GAGGTGATGGTGCCCttctcctcctcgccctcctcatcctcaggtGGAGGAGGCGGGATGCAGCACCCTTATCTGCCCCCTGGAGCTTCACCG AACGGCCGACGCCTCTCCAAGATCTCCACGCTGGTGCTGGCCCGCAACTACATCCTACTGCTCGGCTCCTCCCTCCAGGAAATGAGGCGGTTGCTAGGCGAGGTCAGCATCGGAGTGGGCGTTGGAGGGACTGGGCCACGCCTGCTTCTGACTGGAGGCTGGCCCTTTCTTGCAGGGCCAGGGCAACTTCTGCTCACC CCTCCCGAGCAGCAGCTTGGTCCGGCCAAGTGCTCTCCACTCCCGCTGACTGGTCCCCCAAGCCCTGGAGGAGACCACAACGTGGGGGCTCGGAGGGGTCTGCAGGGACTTCCGCTTTGCCCGTGCGGGGCATGTAGAGTGCCCAGAGTACTGCATGTCCAACCTACATCACGCTTCCAAAAATGA